TATTCCTCAGCAGTGGAACTGTGGATGTGACCCCAAGGAGTGCCACTGAAAGACAACAGCAGGAGGGGATAACTTTTTACCATCTCTCAATTACCCTGAAAAAACCACAGAGAGATGCAGCATCGTCTAAGCCCAACATGGGGTGGGTCACTAACAACTTGGTGGAGGATACCCACCTAAAGGGAGAGCTAATGAATCTTGTGCCAATGGAGAACAGCCCGAGGCCGGGCAGAGCACGACAGAAACTCGGCACCTGGCCCTCCCTGAGTGGCACGAGCAGACATGGAAGTTCCAAAGAGGAGGTAATTGTGGAGGAGGAGTTGGAGAGAAAAATGAAGACAGACAAGTTTCTGAAACAACCCTCCAAGAAGTCAAAATGCAATAGAGACATGGTAGAGTTAACAGCTCTGGCGGATACCCAGAAGCAACATATTCAGAGTTCACCGTCATGCTCTGTACGTGTTGAAAGGCTGGTCCACGGGGGTCATGCCACGATTGAAGAGCACAGATCTTTACCACGGGCCGTATTACGGAGGCCGAAACAGAATGAAGCCTTGCTCAGCAGGAGAACGATGAGTATGTATGGCAACCCAGTTGAGCAGCAAAGAGATTCTCACCTGGATCAAGAAAAGCTGCTTGGGAGGCCAAGTAGTGTTTGCATTTTGGCAGGCCAGGGCCCAGTTCTGTCAGAACAGCAGGCCCATGACCTCTGCAAAGGGGAAggagttttgcaaaataacGAGCAGCACAGGAGCAGGAAGTCTGAACTGTGGGTAGTAGATGGCCTCAACTCTGTGTTGGCTCAAAGGTCATCAGGATCTGCAGATGTGCCTCTCCGGTCCCGACAAAGGACCTGGAAACCCAGGCCTGTTAGCATGACGGTACTGGAACTACGAAAGAAAGGCTCTGATGATTATATTGACAGCCAAATGAACTGTAACCGCACAGGAAATGATGGAGGAGGATTTCTTAAAGGTGGCTTTCGTTGGAAACTGTTTGGGAAGACATCTCAAGATAGGAATAAAGACACGGACAAGGATACGGCATCTTTCATAAAATCCAACAAATCAGATGCTTCCAAAACTACATTGACCTCTCTAAAACGGAGCTTCAGTTTGCGAATCAGGAGGAATCGGCCACGTGAGAAAGTCAATCTAGGGATTGAGGGGGAGTCAAGGGAGTACTCTCAAATGAATAGTTCTGGAGAGGAGACAACAATGCATCCATGGCCATTTTCGTATCTCACAGGAAAAACGCTCTCAGCTTCAAGTGAACCCACAGACGATGGGGGCATACAGTACATTCAGTACCACAGCAGGGGGAAAACCAAGGTAATGGAGGTACCCTTGTGTCCTACAAAATTATCTTCCAAACCAGTGCAGGAAGAACAAAGCTTATGGCAGCTCATAACCAGACATTTCAGGAGGAAAGAGCAGCCGAAATGTGAATCCCAGCAGCCCCATAACAAAGACAATGGCCAGTATCCCCAGCCTGGGAATAATAAGGCACAGCCAATCACCACAGAGACTCTGGCAGGCACAGACTACCACAAAGATCAAGGTAAGTCCTGCAAGAGTGTGGACATTCTTTTATTACTCCACTCTCCATTCATAGACCATCATTCACTCAAAAGAAAGTTACAGCTTGCAGAATTGCAGAAGGGTACTTCCCCTCTCCATTTTCCCCCAATGTGGACAAGCAAATGAGAAACATGTGGGGAATTGTAAGTTTGGATGGGGTTCAAAAATGTCTGCCAGAGTCCTCTTAAAATTCTATTTTGGGTGCTTCATCTTTCCATTGTTTTTCATGGGGAGAGACCTCCTCTTTGTACACTGTTTCATAGCTATTACATATTGCTTATAGAAGATTTTTTATTCTTGAGTAAATGggtagaaaattaaattaaattcaaacctGAATACAACCTAGCTTGTTTAAGAGTGATGACACTCTGTCGGAAATGCAGCTTAAAGCAGTCACATTAAAGCAGTCAGTAGCAGTAATGAGGATGCATTTGGCAGTCTAGCAGAGCTATATTAGGAGGGCTTACATGCAATAATGATGGGGAGTGGAGAAAACGACTTAAGCACAGTGTTTAAAGGTTAACTCTGACAGTGGAGTGTGTTTGTCCAGTGGTCTGAAAGAGCAGCCAGAAAAGAGGCAAATGTTTGTAACTTTTTGTATTAATGGCTTCAGTTTAAGATTTGTTGCTTTCTGTACATGAACTCCTTCTTTCAACCTTTCTCTGGAGACAAAATTAGACTGTGATGACTATTGAACTTCCTTGACTTGAGGTATCATATATCTGATGTTAACCCACTCATTATGTCAAAATCTGAAGCTATATATTTAGGTTATACAAAGTACTTAAAGTGCCCTGTTGAactcctttgtttgttttctcccatGAAATGTTACCATGGATACCTACACATTTGTGGTGGATTGACAGTCAGTGTTTGACCATTTATTCCACCACAGCCTCAGTCAGGCATCAGGAATGTAGGTGTGCCGATCAACCTGAGCAAAGCTGAGTGTTCAATGCCTGGGGTGGGACTCGGCGCCTGTCGCTACTTGCCTAAGTGCTTGttcttaaattaaatccagAAAGCTGAAGCCCAGTTTGACTAAAACtgaacacatacacacaggGAGGTTTGGGGGGGAAGGGACTTTAGGTGAGCGTGGAGCTGTCTCCACCCCCCAATTGTGGATGAACAAAGCAACTCTGTCATACCTGCGTACCAAGCAGTGATCAGTGGACCATGCACTGAGACAAGGGGCTCCACAGGGGTCTTCGAGTGGCTGACACATTCTGCCGTGCACATATCTATTTAAGGTTGGAATATATAAAGCAACACCCTACCAGGAATTGTGATAGAGATTTGTTCAAACGCATGCTGACTTTTGAACACTTTGAAGAAAATTCCCCTTGACTTTGTATAGATCCATGTATGCTTTTCTTGAATCTGACATAAAAGTTATTCATGAGGATGGTATTCCCTCTGCCGTCTCATTTGATATCACTCCCTGTAAATTTCTGCCAACAGTAATGCCTGTTTTAACTTCATCCTGCTTTTTGATTCTGTCTGCCTGCTCCCAAGTCtacaaattaaagaaagaagaaataattcCACAGTGGGTAGTTATGTTTGGAACATAAACTCCAACACAGTGAAAATGCTGCACTGCCTTAGGGGCTATAGAGTAagtgaaatgttgaaatatcacatgtaaaatatgcaaagcaAAGAAATCTGCCAAGTGGCTGTAACTTGTATTTCAGCGTCTGTCCCTGTAAATCTCAGCTAGAgtacattttgttctttgtaaCTTTTGTTTGCTAGAATACCTGGATCCTTCTGTTCTGAAATAGTTTCAGGAAGAAGTTTGAGATCTGTTTAACACTTAGGTTTCCATTTTCATTCACAAGTCTTCttcaatgttttcacattttgtcatgttataaacATCAACCtcaatgtattattttgtgcttttatagACTAATAAAGTCATGGATCATTGTAAAGTGGgagcaaaagtattttaatattaatattttaaataaataattcaaaattacTGGAAAAAAAGTATTCTGCCAGCCCAAGTCAGTATTTTGTAGTACCATATTTTACTGAATTTAGGGCTACAATGTTTCTGGGGTATGTCTCTACCAAGTTTGCTTTACAGcaatatgtgtttttgttttccctttctttttttcaaactatAGCTCAAACTCACTCCGATTACAGACCTTTTATGAACACCATCTCAAGTAGTCATAcgtattttaagttaaatttgtGCCTGGACATAGGCTGACTGCTATGTTTATCTAAACCATTCTATTGTTGATTTGGCTGCAACTTTAGGGTTGTTGCAAGCCTGTACCTTAATTCAGGTATTTTACAGCCTTCAATGGGGTTTCTTGCAATATTCTCTCTCAATAAATCTTCCTCAcctgctgaataaaaacatccagacagcTTAATACTTCCTTCACCATATCTTACCCTGAGGAAGGCATTTTCACTAGGAAACGGATATTGTTTTGCAAGGAGGCCAACATGTTAAATGTGTGCCTCCTCTGACCCAAACACCTTCTTCTATGTGTTTGCTGTATCCCCTTGAGACAAGCTGCATGGTTCTCACTCCAGCCTGTCCATGTTTTGGATGGTTTGCAGTtatgttgcatttcttttattgtgaattggtttgatataaataaactgaactcaGCTGAATTGATGTTAGATTGAACATAGTTGTATGAGATGTCGAAAGCTGAGggagttgtttttaaacaaatcacaGCTTCTTAAACTTTCTTCTTGATCTGTTTGTGGAGGCAATTCAGCCACTTACTCACTTGTGctgcatttaaaatatacatatacattaTAACATACTCTTTTGTGTACTGGTATTGACTACTCTTGCCAgccaaataaaatcaaaatgaaatgcattgcagtttgtggttacacaatgaaaaacaaaacaaaaatctgagtaTGAAGACTTTTGTGAGGTACTGTATAGTAAGGTTTTGAATAATTTCATATTCATTTTGGATTAATAGTAATTGGCTTTCTTGCACTGATCGCTGCTTGTAGCATCTGATGGATTTTCTTATTAACAATAAAACCTGAGACAGCTGTTCAAAAATTGTGGCTAAGCATGCAACTTTTGCTAATGTtatgttaatgttttctgaaatggaATGGTCTGTGTATTTTCAGAGAACTGACTGATCCATGTCTACAAAGTGCTTGATGAACTTTAAGTAGAGAAGGCACTCCAGACTCCTCAAGACTGACCGTGCATAATTGTGTTTTCTACTTATCTGTTCCCTTTGAGAGAAATTACAGGTTGAGTTTTGGGAATACATCCCAGGAGATGAGAGCATTCCTCGGTTATTTTTGTTAGTAGAtgtgtatttttgaaaaacagcaTGGAGAAGAAAGATGCTACAGGCCAATTTTGGACAGGACACCATGATAAAAGAAGCCAGACGGAGAAACTTGGTTGTGAGGTTCGCAAGCGATTGAAGTAGTTTGCATGATGAATTCTCAGCCTGTAATTTCTGATGGTGGAATGGCCTGGTTGGAAAGTCAGTGTGTATGTGTAGACCTCAGAGCTGTTCTCTCTCATTCCAAAACCCACTTATGTCCCACAGtataaatatacacacacactcataacAAGCATTTGCACAaatttgctgctaaattaaCTACCcatgtgaaagtgaaaaaaaatttaggGCGGCTGTGGTTCAGAGTCCTAAGACTTGGAGGACATCTCATGTTAGTCGGCAACATAGTTTTCctgagagaaagacaaagaaaccGGTGTCCTCTGTTGGCATCAGAAATTATGGGGCTCTCTGTTTCCCTTGGCATTCTGGGACACAGCACTGTGGGGATGATCATGTTTAAAGGATGATGTAACAAAGAGCACAAGGATTCAATTAGGCTCTTTCTTTTAGTGGGGGACCGTAGTAATTGTACTGCTTCTCTGCTCAATGATAAAGCTGTCTGCTGAGGAAGAGTATCTGATGAATTCTTGAGAGATTTTTAAGGTGGAGAAACGAGAATACGTGGTTGTCTaatcttctgtttttcactTGGTAAAGATTcgttgtttttcagtgttttcattgGGTTTTTATGTAGACCAGGGCAAAATACAGATGTAAATGTGATAGGCATTAACTACAAATATGGCTGCAGGAGATTTTAGGTACCTCTCTATCTGCTTTATAGCTAGGGGCcaatattttttgctattttatgGTGGGTGGGCAGGGATAGttcaaacacaataaatataattgGAGAACATGttgaaacatatatttttaatttgcattttgatCACATTACATGAATACccaattatatatttaaagtcATTATTCTGTTAGAATGTGAGCCTCTGTCCCAATCTATAATAATATGCAACTATCACTGTTTACATTAGCTTTGTGCATtttccctgtccctgctgaaaaacaaattctctTTTATGATACTTATTTACATATAACAGAGATgtgcagtgatagttttttttctgccactaagcattttgcatgtaatccaaaacatttattttttgtctcatcttcTAGAAGTTTGTGTCCTCAAACTGGCTTGTGATCAACTGCAAACATaactcaatgtatttttttttttccaacaatggCTTTCGTTTTGAATTTTTTCTACAAAGGGATGATTTGTGGAGTCATTACTAATACTcctgtcaacatatttttaattcagttcttTCCCAGCCTGGATTATGGATCAAACAGTGCTctgtggaacattttaaaacataactttgctttaaacacaactttctccctgacccCTGTGGTTTGTTTCTTGACCTTCACACTGCTTGTTCACTAATATTCTCTGGCAAACACATAGTTGAGCATTCAGCTCAAAGTATAGAGTGACACTATACACGTGTAGAAAAATAtgaattctatttttattaattaagtgTCCTCTATAAGCAATTGCTTGCCTTGTCTTTCTTTAGTTGTTATGGTAAATAGAACTGAATACATATGCATGTCACTCTTTTCATGGTTCTATTTgggaaaaggttttgaaaaccACTTCACAATTTTGCAAACTCTGTATTGgtcagtgaaacacattatagtTGTTGGCGGACGAAATGGGAAAACGTTCAAATGCTGAAAGGCTGTCCCAAAACATCTGAGCACACTACAATGTGTCCAGTCGCTGCTTGTTTAACTCAAAGGAGCTAGGAAACAACAggaaatgtaagaaaacaagGGGATAGCTTTATCTGATCAGTCTGCGGTAACCTACTTTGAGCTGCCTGGTCCTCAGCAGACTTCGTTCATGTTACGACATGTCAAACCCACAGTGTCAGGGCTTAGCGGGAGGTGTGCTGTTTAAAGACTAGCCTGTCTTGCACAATGGTTAGTGAAAAGCCCTTTCCCATAACAAGTGGAACATCTAAAAGCACTGTGAGGCTAAATGGAGGTCAGGAATCAGTAAACATTTTAGCAGGGGATAATTGTAGTAGGTAAAACAATTGTTGGCTCCAGTCTGTTTGGCTTATGAATCATTCACACATGTCATGCATTGTGCAAAGAAAATTAAGAGGTTCCTTGTAACAGCAGGGCCTAGCATGTAGTTTATTTCATCAGTCCTCAGTCTAAAGTCATTCTCACCTGAGGCACAAAAGGAAATCACTGTTGCTGCAACAAAGTATTACAGTAATGATGGTGGATGAGTACTTTAATTGTTATGGTTGAGACTTGTGTAAAAGACAGGCGGTGGTCAAATTATGTTGCCTTGGAGATGTAGTGTCTGGGTTTCTGTATTGGAGACTGCAGCTTCCCTGGGTTGGTCTAGATTGTGAGAACACCAGGATCCAAACTAGGTGGGACTTTTTTCTAACTGTTATTATGACACATAGTTCCTCTCTGTGGGAAACAGGCTCAGCTTGTAGAGttgtcatttgtgtttttagtgcTGTTAGTTTCCATTGTTCTTTATGGTAATCCTCTCTTCTGTccattttcaaaaatctatCATCTAGTTTCCAAATGTCACTGTTAAACCAAACAGGTTAGGTCATGCCTGATAATTGGCACATTTAATCCTTATTAAAAAGGGTATTTAACCTTAGTTTGTGTATTGCGCAAACcacgttttctgttttgtcaagttacttttttgtttaaatacatGAATCGGCCTGAATAAGAAGTGTGTTATGAGCGTGCCACGAGTTGCTCTTCTTCTTATCATGAAGCCTCATCACTCTGAaactatttagttttattttgtcaaaattgcAATGCTTTTTTGATCTAAGATTAAGACTTAAAGATATTGTCAAAAAGCACCTTAAAGCACTAGGTTGTGGCTTTAAAACATGGTTGGGTCCTTTGTACTCTGTCAAAAACAGTGATATATTATTACTATATTAGTGTCTCAGTATCTTCAATTGCTATTGATGTTAtggatgtttctgctgcttttaaaataacGCAATAAAAAGTAGATATTGATAATCAGTCtgaaatttttttcatttcaacagcAAACCAATCTAAGATCAGGACAAAGTTATTTCTAACAagataaatattgaaaatatataatgaaGCAAGAGATATCAGCATGTCAattcattatttacatttcatttaattaatagaAATCCCAGTCAGCTagcccttacaaaaaatcccatg
This is a stretch of genomic DNA from Gambusia affinis linkage group LG12, SWU_Gaff_1.0, whole genome shotgun sequence. It encodes these proteins:
- the agap3 gene encoding uncharacterized protein agap3 isoform X4, which codes for MLFLSSGTVDVTPRSATERQQQEGITFYHLSITLKKPQRDAASSKPNMGWVTNNLVEDTHLKGELMNLVPMENSPRPGRARQKLGTWPSLSGTSRHGSSKEEVIVEEELERKMKTDKFLKQPSKKSKCNRDMVELTALADTQKQHIQSSPSCSVRVERLVHGGHATIEEHRSLPRAVLRRPKQNEALLSRRTMSMYGNPVEQQRDSHLDQEKLLGRPSSVCILAGQGPVLSEQQAHDLCKGEGVLQNNEQHRSRKSELWVVDGLNSVLAQRSSGSADVPLRSRQRTWKPRPVSMTVLELRKKGSDDYIDSQMNCNRTGNDGGGFLKGGFRWKLFGKTSQDRNKDTDKDTASFIKSNKSDASKTTLTSLKRSFSLRIRRNRPREKVNLGIEGESREYSQMNSSGEETTMHPWPFSYLTGKTLSASSEPTDDGGIQYIQYHSRGKTKVMEVPLCPTKLSSKPVQEEQSLWQLITRHFRRKEQPKCESQQPHNKDNGQYPQPGNNKAQPITTETLAGTDYHKDQDSFVNSQEWTLSRSVPELKVGIVGNLSSGKSALVHRYLTGTYVQEESPEGGRFKKEIVVDGQSYLLLIRDEGGPPELQFAAWVDAVVFVFSLEDEISFQTVYNYFLRLSSYRNTAEVPMVLVGTQDAISAANPRVIDDSRARKLSNDLKRCTYYETCSTYGLNVERVFQDVAQKVVAMRKKQQLSIGPCKSLPNSPSHSSVPAASIPSVHLNQAANGGGAFSDYSSSVPSTPSISQREMRIETIAASNTPTPIRKQSKRRSNIFTVVTNHVHQRNEPLPVRVMEMPKHATYPVWVPEWQAEREFQLMTF
- the agap3 gene encoding uncharacterized protein agap3 isoform X6, which encodes MLFLSSGTVDVTPRSATERQQQEGITFYHLSITLKKPQRDAASSKPNMGWVTNNLVEDTHLKGELMNLVPMENSPRPGRARQKLGTWPSLSGTSRHGSSKEEVIVEEELERKMKTDKFLKQPSKKSKCNRDMVELTALADTQKQHIQSSPSCSVRVERLVHGGHATIEEHRSLPRAVLRRPKQNEALLSRRTMSMYGNPVEQQRDSHLDQEKLLGRPSSVCILAGQGPVLSEQQAHDLCKGEGVLQNNEQHRSRKSELWVVDGLNSVLAQRSSGSADVPLRSRQRTWKPRPVSMTVLELRKKGSDDYIDSQMNCNRTGNDGGGFLKGGFRWKLFGKTSQDRNKDTDKDTASFIKSNKSDASKTTLTSLKRSFSLRIRRNRPREKVNLGIEGESREYSQMNSSGEETTMHPWPFSYLTGKTLSASSEPTDDGGIQYIQYHSRGKTKVMEVPLCPTKLSSKPVQEEQSLWQLITRHFRRKEQPKCESQQPHNKDNGQYPQPGNNKAQPITTETLAGTDYHKDQDSFVNSQEWTLSRSVPELKVGIVGNLSSGKSALVHRYLTGTYVQEESPEGGRFKKEIVVDGQSYLLLIRDEGGPPELQFAAWVDAVVFVFSLEDEISFQTVYNYFLRLSSYRNTAEVPMVLVGTQDAISAANPRVIDDSRARKLSNDLKRCTYYETCSTYGLNVERVFQDVAQKVVAMRKKQQLSIGPCKSLPNSPSHSSVPAASIPSVHLNQAANGGGAFSDYSSSVPSTPSISQREMRIETIAASNTPTPIRKQSKRRSNIFTICASVSNLSSTKRAFQLLPN